Below is a genomic region from Mycolicibacter hiberniae.
CCATCCAGTTCAGCGCCGCGGGAGCGTCGAGCCCGGTGGCACCCAGCTGGTACACCATCAGCCACACCAAGCCCAGCAACAGCAGCCCGAGGAACAGCGCCACGAACCAGCCGCTGGACGGGCCGCCCTTGACCTTGACGGGGGTACGGCTCACCGCCGAGGGGGTGAAGCTGGTGGTCTTCTTGCGAACCTTAGACTTGGGCATCGGTACCTCGGGATGGTGCGGCGTGAAGCTGCGAGTATGGGTCGGTACGAGATTAGCCCAGTAGGCTAACCCGGCCGAGAACGGGAGAGCCCATGAAGCAGAACGGGCCACCGTCCGGCGACCGCCGCTCACCGTGGCGGCTCGGAGTTCCGCTGGTGTGTCTTGCGGCCGGATTGTTGTTGGCGGCCACCCATGGCGTCTCCGGCGGAAAGGAGATCCGCCGCGGCGACGCGCCCCGGCTGGTTGATCTGGTTCGCTCGGCCCAGGCCACGGTGGAAGAGCTGACCCAGCAGCGCGACACCCTGGCCCACGAGGTCGGCTCGATGCACGGCCGCCGCTCCGGTGTCGCGCTCTCGGCCATGCGTCACCGCACCGACCAATTGGTGCAGGCCGCCGGCTTGGAGGCCATGCACGGTCCCGGCCTGGTGGTGACGCTCGCCGACGCGCAGCGCGACGCCAACGGCCGGTTCCCCCGCGACGCCTCTCCGGACGATCTGGTGGTGCACCAACAGGACATCTCCGCGGTGCTCAACGCCTTGTGGACCGCGGGCGCCGAAGCGGTGCAGATGCAGGACCAGCGCATCACCGCCTCCTCGGCCCCGCGCTGCGTGGGCAACACCCTGCTGCTGGAGGGCCGAACCTACAGCCCCCCCTATGTGGTGACCGCGATCGGGGATCCGGCCGCCATGCAGGAGGCGCTGGCCGCCGATCCGCTGATCGGCCTGTACAAGCAGTACGTGATCCGGTTCGGCCTGGGCTACAGCGAGCAGGTGTCCGCGGACTTGGTAGTGGCCGAGACGCCGCCAGTCGCCCGGATGCGCTATGCCGTGCCGGCCGGGCCGGTCGACTACTGACAGCGCCCGCACCGGGCGGCGGTAGCCTGTTGGACGTGCGGATTCTCGTCGTCGACAACTACGACAGCTTTGTGTTCAACCTGGTCCAGTACCTGGGTCAGTTGGGTGTGCAGGCTGACGTCTGGCGCAACGACGATCCCCGGCTGGCCGACCCGGCTGCTGCGATAGCCGACTTCGACGGGGTGCTGCTCAGCCCGGGACCGGGCACGCCGGAGCGCGCCGGCGCCTCGATCGCCCTGGTGGGTGCGTGTGCGGCGGCGCGGGTTCCGGTGCTCGGGGTGTGCCTGGGCCACCAGGCGATCGGCGTGGCCTTCGGCGGCACGGTGGGCCGGGCCCCCGAGCTGCTGCACGGCAAGACCAGCACCGTGTTTCACACCGACGCCGGGGTGCTGCAGGGTTTGCCGGATCCGTTCACCGCCACCCGGTATCACTCGCTGACCATCCTGCCCGAGACGGTGCCCGACGTCCTGGAGGTCACCGCGCGTACCAGCGGCGGGGTGATC
It encodes:
- the crgA gene encoding cell division protein CrgA; translation: MPKSKVRKKTTSFTPSAVSRTPVKVKGGPSSGWFVALFLGLLLLGLVWLMVYQLGATGLDAPAALNWMAELGPWNYAIAFAFMIAGLLLTMRWH
- a CDS encoding DUF881 domain-containing protein: MKQNGPPSGDRRSPWRLGVPLVCLAAGLLLAATHGVSGGKEIRRGDAPRLVDLVRSAQATVEELTQQRDTLAHEVGSMHGRRSGVALSAMRHRTDQLVQAAGLEAMHGPGLVVTLADAQRDANGRFPRDASPDDLVVHQQDISAVLNALWTAGAEAVQMQDQRITASSAPRCVGNTLLLEGRTYSPPYVVTAIGDPAAMQEALAADPLIGLYKQYVIRFGLGYSEQVSADLVVAETPPVARMRYAVPAGPVDY
- a CDS encoding aminodeoxychorismate/anthranilate synthase component II; its protein translation is MRILVVDNYDSFVFNLVQYLGQLGVQADVWRNDDPRLADPAAAIADFDGVLLSPGPGTPERAGASIALVGACAAARVPVLGVCLGHQAIGVAFGGTVGRAPELLHGKTSTVFHTDAGVLQGLPDPFTATRYHSLTILPETVPDVLEVTARTSGGVIMAVRHTELPIHGVQFHPESILTEGGHRMLANWLGYCGYPCDDALVRRLEEEIAATVQTARAGRSTAIASAP